A stretch of the Cucurbita pepo subsp. pepo cultivar mu-cu-16 chromosome LG16, ASM280686v2, whole genome shotgun sequence genome encodes the following:
- the LOC111776846 gene encoding proteasome subunit beta type-4-like isoform X2, producing MSANHGLLCPEAPIQRTQYPYVTGTSVVAIKYKDGILMVSDLGGSYGSTLRYKSVERIKAIGKHSLLGASGEISDFQELLRNLDDLILYDNMWDDGNALGPKEIHSYLTRVMYNRRNKFNPLWNSLVLGGVKNGQKYLGTVNMIGVTFEDDHVTTGFGNHLARPILRDEWHENLTFEEGVKLLEKCMRVLLYRDRSAVNKLQIAKITEEGVTISQPYSLKTFWNYSAFENPTSGAEGSW from the exons GTATCCCTATGTGACTGGTACATCCGTGGTTGCCATCAAATACAAAGATGGGATTTTAATGGTTTCTGATTTGGGAG GCTCCTATGGTTCCACACTGCGGTATAAGAGTGTGGAGCGAATCAAAGCTATTGGAAAACATTCTCTACTTGGAGCAAGCGGAGAAATTAGTGACTTTCAGGAGTTGTTGAGAAATCTTGATGATCTTAT CTTGTATGATAACATGTGGGATGATGGTAATGCTTTGGGGCCAAAGGAGATCCATAGCTACTTAACTCGAGTGATGTATAACAGGCGGAACAAGTTCAACCCACTTTGGAACTCGCTTGTTCTTGGTGGCGTGAAGAACGGGCAAAAGTATCTTGGCACG GTTAATATGATAGGTGTAACTTTTGAAGATGATCATGTTACTACTGGCTTTGGCAATCACCTTGCACGACCAATTCTTCGTGATGAGTGGCACGAGAACCTGACTTTTGAAGAAGGTGTGAAATTGCTGGAGAAATGCATGAGGGTTCTCTTATACCGTGATAGATCGGCTGTCAACAAGCTCCAG ATTGCAAAAATAACTGAAGAAGGTGTGACAATCTCCCAACCCTACTCTTTGAAAACATTCTGGAACTACTCTGCTTTCGAGAATCCGACTTCGGGTGCTGAAGGGTCATGGTAG
- the LOC111776846 gene encoding proteasome subunit beta type-4-like isoform X1 produces the protein MSPVDSNQANHGLLCPEAPIQRTQYPYVTGTSVVAIKYKDGILMVSDLGGSYGSTLRYKSVERIKAIGKHSLLGASGEISDFQELLRNLDDLILYDNMWDDGNALGPKEIHSYLTRVMYNRRNKFNPLWNSLVLGGVKNGQKYLGTVNMIGVTFEDDHVTTGFGNHLARPILRDEWHENLTFEEGVKLLEKCMRVLLYRDRSAVNKLQIAKITEEGVTISQPYSLKTFWNYSAFENPTSGAEGSW, from the exons GTATCCCTATGTGACTGGTACATCCGTGGTTGCCATCAAATACAAAGATGGGATTTTAATGGTTTCTGATTTGGGAG GCTCCTATGGTTCCACACTGCGGTATAAGAGTGTGGAGCGAATCAAAGCTATTGGAAAACATTCTCTACTTGGAGCAAGCGGAGAAATTAGTGACTTTCAGGAGTTGTTGAGAAATCTTGATGATCTTAT CTTGTATGATAACATGTGGGATGATGGTAATGCTTTGGGGCCAAAGGAGATCCATAGCTACTTAACTCGAGTGATGTATAACAGGCGGAACAAGTTCAACCCACTTTGGAACTCGCTTGTTCTTGGTGGCGTGAAGAACGGGCAAAAGTATCTTGGCACG GTTAATATGATAGGTGTAACTTTTGAAGATGATCATGTTACTACTGGCTTTGGCAATCACCTTGCACGACCAATTCTTCGTGATGAGTGGCACGAGAACCTGACTTTTGAAGAAGGTGTGAAATTGCTGGAGAAATGCATGAGGGTTCTCTTATACCGTGATAGATCGGCTGTCAACAAGCTCCAG ATTGCAAAAATAACTGAAGAAGGTGTGACAATCTCCCAACCCTACTCTTTGAAAACATTCTGGAACTACTCTGCTTTCGAGAATCCGACTTCGGGTGCTGAAGGGTCATGGTAG